Proteins from a single region of Marinitoga sp. 38H-ov:
- a CDS encoding DUF2007 domain-containing protein encodes MWKEIKSYVNDFEAQMIKQLLESEGITVLIRSPREIGVGREFFGNGTIMNVYVDEKDYNKAIDILNNKEAE; translated from the coding sequence ATGTGGAAAGAGATAAAAAGTTATGTAAATGATTTTGAAGCACAGATGATAAAGCAACTTTTGGAATCAGAAGGAATAACTGTTTTAATTAGATCTCCTAGAGAAATTGGAGTAGGTAGAGAATTTTTTGGTAATGGTACAATAATGAATGTTTATGTTGATGAAAAAGATTATAATAAAGCAATAGATATATTAAATAATAAGGAGGCAGAGTAA
- a CDS encoding MFS transporter, with protein sequence MNNNQKRNFLLFVIGRIVSLLGSGIQMVAMPLYILDLTGSGTKMGLFAMVSMLPALIIAPFAGVLGDRFNRRNIMVIMDYLRGVLILFLAYLTFTNKITLGILFSMQVILSLFDSLFGAATSAMIPDLVPEKDLMKAISATESASSASMIVGPVLGGVIYGLLGMKWVFLLNGISFILSAFSEMFIKYSKTSKLDSKINTKIIFGDIKDSIKFIFENNVLRNLMIMAIFLNFLFNPMFVVLFPYTFREVIGFSAQQYGLLETMWTLGIMIGNIILGIFFSNSENKRLLKNGIYGMVGMNLLLALFLIPQIRNNFTIWKIFIIVGTIITIMGLTNAFVNTPISVFFQKIIPNEKRSKIFSVIGVLFQAATPIGMALMGFFVDKYEVHTLFIILAILILLDVLIFSKKLDSIDLTPSLEN encoded by the coding sequence ATGAATAATAATCAAAAAAGAAATTTTTTGCTTTTTGTAATTGGTAGAATAGTTTCATTACTAGGTAGTGGTATTCAGATGGTAGCAATGCCATTATATATATTGGATTTAACGGGATCGGGAACAAAAATGGGGTTATTTGCTATGGTGAGCATGTTGCCTGCACTAATAATTGCTCCTTTTGCAGGTGTTTTAGGAGATAGATTTAATAGAAGAAATATTATGGTTATTATGGATTATTTAAGAGGGGTATTGATATTATTTTTAGCATATTTAACTTTTACAAATAAAATTACTTTAGGTATTTTATTTTCTATGCAAGTAATTTTATCTTTATTTGATAGTTTGTTTGGAGCAGCTACTAGTGCAATGATACCAGATCTTGTTCCAGAAAAAGATTTAATGAAGGCAATTTCTGCAACTGAAAGCGCAAGTAGTGCTTCTATGATAGTAGGGCCAGTTTTAGGTGGAGTTATATATGGATTATTAGGAATGAAATGGGTATTTTTGTTAAATGGGATATCATTTATATTATCGGCTTTTAGTGAGATGTTTATTAAATATAGCAAAACAAGTAAGTTAGATTCAAAAATAAATACAAAAATAATATTTGGAGATATTAAAGATTCTATTAAATTTATTTTTGAAAATAATGTTCTAAGAAATTTAATGATAATGGCAATATTTTTAAATTTTTTATTTAATCCAATGTTTGTGGTATTGTTTCCATATACATTTAGGGAAGTAATTGGATTTTCAGCTCAACAATATGGATTATTAGAAACAATGTGGACATTAGGTATAATGATAGGGAATATTATTTTGGGTATATTCTTTTCAAATAGTGAAAATAAGAGATTATTAAAAAATGGGATATATGGAATGGTAGGCATGAATTTGTTATTAGCTTTATTTTTAATTCCGCAAATTAGAAATAATTTTACTATATGGAAAATATTTATAATTGTTGGTACAATAATTACAATTATGGGATTAACAAATGCTTTTGTTAATACTCCAATATCAGTATTTTTTCAAAAAATTATTCCAAATGAAAAAAGATCAAAAATATTTTCTGTAATAGGTGTTTTATTTCAAGCAGCAACTCCAATCGGTATGGCATTAATGGGTTTTTTTGTAGATAAATATGAGGTTCATACATTATTTATCATATTAGCTATATTAATATTATTAGATGTATTAATTTTTTCTAAAAAATTAGATAGTATTGATTTAACTCCTTCCCTTGAAAATTAG
- the gcvPA gene encoding aminomethyl-transferring glycine dehydrogenase subunit GcvPA codes for MKRFPYIPHTEEDIKEMMKVIGIDDIKELYKDVPKLFEGELNIPESKSEIEVKRELKELAGRNINLEEYAMFRGAGIYKHYVPSAVYQLATKRNFITAYTPYQAEVSQGTLQALYEFQTAICELTGMEVANSSMYDGGTAVAEAILMAARVNKKNKSLIAKSIHPEYIEVSKTYTESQDLEIELINFDEKTGRLDLEDLKNKLDENTSSVVISYPNFFGVIENIKKIKEVLPENVLLIVNAYPLSLGLLEAPGKLGADIVVGEGQSLGNYMSFGGPTFGFFASKQKYIRQMPGRIIGETVDEEGKRAFVMVLQTREQHIRRAKATSNICSNHALMAVIASVYLSIIGREGLKEIAYQNYQKAHYLAKKLIETEKFEPVFESEFFNEFVIKPKFDLDKFNEKLFEEKFIGPLNLGKFCDKLENYALFCATELNTKEEIDYLISKVGEIDEITL; via the coding sequence GTGAAAAGATTTCCATATATTCCCCATACAGAAGAAGATATAAAAGAAATGATGAAAGTAATAGGTATTGATGATATAAAAGAGTTATACAAAGATGTTCCTAAGTTGTTTGAAGGAGAATTAAATATTCCAGAATCAAAATCTGAAATAGAAGTAAAAAGAGAATTAAAAGAATTAGCAGGTAGAAATATAAATTTAGAAGAATATGCAATGTTTAGAGGTGCAGGGATATATAAACATTATGTTCCTTCTGCTGTATATCAATTAGCTACAAAAAGAAATTTTATAACAGCATATACACCTTATCAAGCAGAAGTGTCTCAAGGTACATTACAAGCATTATATGAATTTCAAACAGCTATTTGTGAATTAACAGGAATGGAAGTTGCAAATTCATCTATGTATGATGGAGGTACTGCAGTTGCAGAAGCTATTTTAATGGCTGCAAGAGTTAATAAGAAAAACAAATCATTAATAGCAAAATCAATACATCCTGAGTATATAGAAGTTTCTAAAACATATACAGAATCGCAAGACTTGGAAATAGAATTAATTAATTTTGATGAAAAAACAGGAAGATTGGATTTGGAAGACTTAAAAAATAAATTAGATGAAAATACTAGTTCTGTGGTTATATCATATCCAAATTTCTTTGGAGTAATAGAAAACATAAAGAAAATAAAAGAAGTTTTACCAGAAAATGTATTATTAATTGTTAATGCTTATCCATTATCTTTAGGATTATTAGAAGCTCCAGGTAAATTAGGTGCAGATATAGTTGTTGGTGAAGGTCAATCATTAGGTAATTACATGTCATTTGGAGGTCCAACATTTGGATTTTTTGCATCTAAACAAAAATATATTAGACAAATGCCAGGAAGAATTATAGGTGAAACAGTTGATGAAGAAGGTAAAAGAGCATTTGTAATGGTTTTACAAACCAGAGAACAACATATAAGAAGAGCAAAAGCTACTTCTAATATTTGTTCTAACCATGCTTTAATGGCAGTTATTGCATCTGTTTATTTAAGTATTATAGGTAGAGAAGGGTTAAAAGAAATTGCATATCAAAATTATCAAAAAGCCCATTATTTAGCAAAAAAATTAATAGAAACGGAAAAATTTGAACCAGTATTTGAAAGTGAGTTTTTCAATGAATTTGTAATAAAACCAAAATTTGATTTAGATAAATTTAATGAAAAATTATTTGAAGAAAAATTTATTGGTCCATTAAATTTAGGGAAATTCTGTGATAAATTAGAAAATTATGCATTGTTCTGTGCTACAGAATTAAATACCAAAGAAGAAATTGATTATTTGATTTCTAAGGTAGGTGAAATAGATGAAATTACTTTATGA
- the gcvT gene encoding glycine cleavage system aminomethyltransferase GcvT, which produces MGNLKRTPLYEEHVRLGAKMVPFGGWEMPVWYTTLKDEHHTVRNKVGVFDVSHMGEIDIKGKDAIKFVNYIITNNVEKLKPGEIVYSPMLNENGGIIDDLLAYKYSDEHVLLVVNASNIEKDYNWIIKQAEKFDVEVKNISDETAQIAVQGPKSEEMLQEISGVDLKEISYYNFTEGRINGIQCLISRTGYTGEDGFEIYFDKEAAVPLWRKLIELLSKYDGKPAGLGARDTLRLEATYLLYGNDMTDEITPLEAGLKWAVDMEKDFIGKEILLKEKEVGIRRRLKGIEMLEKGIPRHGYKVFVGEEEVGFITSGSVSPTLDKPIALAMLDNPYYKKDTEVEVEIRGKRVKAKVIKTPFYRGSVKNRK; this is translated from the coding sequence ATGGGAAATTTGAAAAGGACCCCACTATATGAAGAACATGTTAGATTAGGAGCAAAAATGGTTCCTTTTGGTGGTTGGGAAATGCCAGTGTGGTATACAACATTAAAAGATGAACATCATACAGTAAGAAATAAAGTAGGTGTTTTTGATGTTTCACATATGGGTGAAATAGATATTAAAGGAAAAGATGCTATAAAATTTGTAAATTATATAATCACTAATAATGTTGAAAAATTAAAACCTGGAGAAATTGTATATTCACCTATGTTAAATGAAAATGGTGGAATAATAGATGATTTATTAGCATATAAATATTCAGATGAACATGTATTATTAGTAGTAAACGCTTCTAATATAGAAAAAGATTATAATTGGATAATAAAACAAGCTGAAAAATTTGATGTAGAAGTAAAAAATATTTCCGATGAAACAGCACAAATTGCTGTTCAAGGTCCAAAATCAGAAGAAATGTTACAAGAAATTTCAGGGGTTGATTTGAAAGAAATTTCATATTATAATTTCACTGAAGGTAGAATAAACGGTATTCAATGTTTAATATCAAGAACAGGGTATACAGGTGAAGATGGTTTTGAAATCTATTTTGATAAAGAAGCTGCAGTTCCTTTGTGGAGGAAATTAATTGAATTATTAAGTAAATATGATGGTAAACCTGCTGGATTAGGTGCTAGGGATACATTAAGATTAGAAGCAACTTATTTATTATACGGAAATGATATGACTGATGAAATTACACCATTAGAAGCAGGGTTAAAATGGGCTGTAGATATGGAAAAAGATTTTATCGGTAAAGAAATATTATTAAAAGAAAAGGAAGTAGGTATAAGAAGAAGATTAAAAGGAATAGAAATGTTAGAAAAAGGTATTCCAAGACATGGGTATAAAGTTTTTGTTGGTGAAGAGGAAGTTGGATTTATAACAAGTGGGTCTGTTTCACCAACATTAGATAAACCAATAGCATTAGCAATGCTTGATAACCCTTATTACAAAAAAGACACAGAAGTTGAAGTTGAAATTAGAGGAAAAAGAGTAAAAGCAAAAGTAATAAAAACTCCATTTTATAGAGGTAGTGTAAAAAATAGAAAATAA
- the gcvH gene encoding glycine cleavage system protein GcvH — protein MRMKKFTKTHEWVEVEGNIATIGITTHAAEELGDVTFVELPEEGKEVKKGEVLCAVESVKSASDVYSPISGKVIEVNTELDASPEIINEDAEGKGWIVKLEITDESELDELLTEEDYKNLL, from the coding sequence ATGAGAATGAAAAAATTTACAAAAACTCACGAATGGGTAGAAGTAGAAGGAAATATTGCTACAATAGGGATCACAACTCATGCTGCTGAAGAATTAGGTGATGTTACATTTGTTGAATTGCCAGAAGAAGGTAAAGAAGTAAAAAAAGGTGAAGTACTATGTGCTGTTGAATCAGTTAAATCAGCTAGTGATGTTTACTCTCCAATTTCAGGAAAAGTTATTGAAGTTAACACAGAATTAGATGCATCTCCAGAAATTATTAATGAAGATGCAGAAGGAAAAGGTTGGATTGTTAAATTAGAAATTACAGATGAAAGTGAATTAGATGAATTATTAACAGAAGAAGACTACAAAAACTTATTATAA
- the gcvPB gene encoding aminomethyl-transferring glycine dehydrogenase subunit GcvPB, with the protein MKLLYEKSKKGRTAFSLPKLDVPEMKIELENELLRKEEPNLPQVSELEVVRHYNELERKNHSVDSGFYPLGSCTMKYNPMLNEETASMFNNIHPYLDEEHVQGALELMYNLQKYLAEITGMDAVTLQPAAGAHGELAGMLIVRKYIEDNGFTNKTKVILPDSAHGTNPASAKMAGFDVVEVKSGPDGRVDLEEYKKVMDDSVAAIMLTNPNTLGLFEKDILEIAKIAHEHNALLYYDGANLNAIMGKVRPGDMGFDIVHVNLHKTFSTPHGMGGPGSGPVGVKAKLKDYLPKPVVDINEDGKYFFNYDIPKSCGRLRTFYGNFSVMVRAYTYILMMGKEGLKFASEMAVLNANYLRKKLEKEFDIAFDDVCKHEFVIDGSFLKEYGVKTLDFAKRLLDYGIHPPTIYFPLIVHEAMMIEPTETESKEELDIFVDVMHKILEEAKTDPDILKGAPRNTPVRRVNESIANKQLKLRG; encoded by the coding sequence ATGAAATTACTTTATGAAAAATCAAAAAAAGGTAGAACAGCTTTTTCATTGCCGAAATTAGATGTTCCAGAAATGAAAATTGAATTAGAAAATGAATTATTAAGGAAAGAAGAACCTAATTTACCTCAAGTAAGTGAATTAGAGGTTGTTAGACATTATAATGAATTAGAAAGAAAAAATCATTCTGTAGATAGTGGGTTTTATCCTCTTGGCTCTTGTACAATGAAATATAATCCAATGTTAAATGAAGAAACAGCATCAATGTTTAATAATATACATCCGTATTTAGATGAAGAACATGTTCAAGGTGCATTAGAGTTAATGTATAATTTGCAAAAATATCTTGCTGAAATTACTGGTATGGATGCTGTTACATTACAACCTGCAGCTGGAGCTCATGGCGAGCTAGCTGGTATGTTAATTGTAAGAAAATATATAGAAGATAATGGTTTTACAAATAAAACAAAGGTTATTTTACCTGATTCTGCCCATGGAACAAATCCTGCATCTGCAAAAATGGCTGGTTTTGATGTGGTAGAGGTAAAATCAGGTCCTGATGGAAGAGTTGATTTGGAAGAATATAAAAAGGTTATGGATGACTCTGTAGCAGCTATAATGCTTACAAATCCAAATACTTTAGGATTATTTGAAAAAGATATTTTAGAAATAGCTAAAATAGCTCATGAACATAATGCATTATTGTATTATGATGGAGCAAACTTAAATGCAATAATGGGTAAAGTAAGACCAGGAGATATGGGATTTGATATAGTACATGTTAATTTACATAAAACATTTTCCACTCCTCACGGAATGGGAGGACCTGGAAGTGGCCCTGTTGGAGTAAAAGCGAAATTAAAGGATTATTTACCTAAACCAGTGGTTGATATTAATGAAGATGGGAAGTATTTCTTTAATTATGATATACCAAAAAGTTGCGGTAGATTAAGAACATTTTATGGAAACTTTAGTGTAATGGTTAGGGCGTATACATATATTTTGATGATGGGAAAAGAAGGATTGAAATTTGCAAGTGAAATGGCTGTTTTAAATGCAAATTATTTAAGAAAGAAATTAGAAAAAGAATTTGACATTGCTTTTGATGATGTATGTAAACATGAATTTGTTATTGATGGATCTTTCTTAAAAGAATATGGTGTAAAAACATTAGATTTTGCAAAAAGATTATTGGATTATGGAATTCATCCACCAACAATTTACTTCCCATTAATTGTGCATGAGGCTATGATGATTGAACCTACAGAAACAGAATCAAAAGAAGAATTAGATATCTTTGTAGATGTAATGCATAAAATATTAGAAGAGGCGAAAACAGATCCTGATATCTTAAAAGGAGCTCCAAGAAATACACCAGTTAGAAGAGTAAATGAATCTATAGCAAATAAACAATTGAAATTGAGAGGATAG
- the pfkA gene encoding 6-phosphofructokinase: MKKIGIITSGGDAPGMNAAVRAVTRTAASKNIEVIGFYKGYAGILDKDFTQLTYSSVGGIMEKGGTILRTARVPEFKNPEIRKIAANNLKELGIDGLIVIGGEGSLTGAKLLYEEHNVPVIGIPASIDNDIPHTDMAIGVDTCLNTAVDAMQKLKDTASSHERAFIVEVMGRGSGYIALMSGLSVGAEAVIIPEIPVDYNELTDKIWQERKRGKINCIVVVAEGAASAYSVARHFENKIGYETRITILGHIQRGGSPTAFDRILSSRMGYAAVNFLIDGKFGTMVALEKGQTVTVPLEKVLSEKKVLDPKLIDLVNTLS, translated from the coding sequence ATGAAAAAAATAGGAATTATTACCAGTGGTGGAGATGCTCCTGGAATGAACGCTGCAGTAAGAGCTGTAACAAGAACAGCTGCATCTAAAAATATTGAAGTTATTGGTTTTTACAAAGGTTATGCTGGTATATTAGATAAAGATTTTACTCAATTAACTTATTCTTCAGTTGGCGGAATAATGGAAAAAGGAGGAACAATTTTAAGAACAGCTAGAGTTCCGGAATTTAAAAATCCTGAAATTAGAAAAATTGCAGCTAATAATTTAAAAGAATTAGGAATAGACGGTTTAATTGTAATTGGTGGTGAAGGTAGTTTAACAGGTGCAAAGCTATTATATGAAGAACATAACGTACCAGTTATTGGAATTCCTGCATCAATAGACAATGATATTCCTCATACTGATATGGCTATAGGTGTTGACACATGTTTAAATACCGCAGTTGATGCAATGCAAAAATTAAAGGATACTGCTTCTTCACATGAAAGAGCATTTATAGTTGAAGTTATGGGAAGAGGTTCAGGATATATAGCCTTAATGTCAGGTTTATCTGTTGGCGCCGAAGCTGTTATAATACCAGAAATCCCTGTAGATTACAATGAATTAACAGATAAAATTTGGCAAGAAAGAAAAAGAGGAAAAATAAATTGTATTGTTGTTGTTGCAGAAGGTGCTGCAAGCGCATATTCTGTTGCAAGACATTTTGAAAATAAAATTGGGTATGAAACTAGAATAACTATTTTGGGTCATATTCAAAGAGGTGGTTCTCCTACAGCATTTGATAGAATACTATCTTCTAGAATGGGATATGCTGCTGTTAATTTCTTAATAGATGGTAAATTTGGTACAATGGTTGCTTTAGAAAAAGGACAAACAGTTACAGTTCCATTAGAAAAAGTATTGAGCGAAAAGAAAGTATTAGATCCAAAATTAATCGACTTAGTAAATACATTGTCATAA
- a CDS encoding ABC transporter ATP-binding protein produces the protein MECLIEVRNLTFGYEDIPILKNFNLKVNNGEILLIEGDNGVGKTTLLKCIGAILNGGKNVYFEGKHLLEHKDLIKNISFVLSEDTLYEYLTVGENIKFYKNLFNENHNYDAKIKEYIELFGIEQYYDVLVKNLSQGTRNKLYLAIMMSKNFKALVLDEPFTALDKMTQEKIISKIKFEAMENNKAVIMVTHIDEFKKIATRRINITKFEC, from the coding sequence ATGGAGTGTTTAATTGAAGTAAGAAATTTAACTTTTGGTTATGAAGATATTCCGATTTTAAAAAACTTTAATCTTAAAGTTAACAATGGTGAAATTTTATTAATTGAAGGGGATAATGGAGTTGGTAAGACTACCTTATTAAAATGTATTGGAGCTATATTAAATGGAGGTAAGAACGTTTATTTTGAGGGTAAGCATTTATTAGAACATAAGGATTTAATAAAAAATATTTCTTTTGTGTTGAGTGAAGATACATTATATGAATATTTAACTGTTGGTGAAAATATTAAATTTTACAAAAATTTATTTAATGAAAATCATAATTATGATGCTAAAATAAAAGAGTATATAGAACTTTTTGGCATAGAGCAATATTATGATGTACTAGTTAAAAATTTGTCACAAGGAACTCGTAATAAATTATATCTTGCAATAATGATGTCAAAAAATTTTAAAGCTTTAGTATTAGATGAACCTTTTACTGCTTTAGACAAGATGACTCAAGAAAAAATTATATCAAAAATAAAATTTGAAGCAATGGAAAATAATAAAGCTGTTATTATGGTGACTCATATAGATGAGTTTAAAAAAATTGCTACAAGAAGAATTAATATTACAAAATTTGAGTGTTAA
- a CDS encoding stage II sporulation protein M, protein MKGVIILQTLQKYLKNLIVRNKNIAIATIFVYILSLIAIFTITFCTNISKLPDVSDIYEKSVSFFNVFIHNIVLVIQNIFLGLITLGIYGLYVLIQNVIALGSISNSLISHSMIIFVYKMIPHGLIELLGMSYSVVIPYVLYIRGFNAFVKVTKREEKLLSELIKLGLFILRSIIFLVILFFIAAIVEVIVSRIKFMN, encoded by the coding sequence TTGAAAGGGGTAATTATTCTGCAGACTTTACAAAAATATTTAAAAAATCTAATAGTAAGAAATAAAAATATTGCAATAGCTACAATATTTGTTTATATATTATCATTAATAGCAATTTTTACAATTACTTTTTGTACAAATATCAGCAAATTACCAGATGTATCTGATATATATGAAAAATCTGTTAGTTTTTTTAATGTTTTTATACATAATATAGTATTGGTTATTCAAAATATTTTTTTAGGATTAATAACATTAGGTATTTATGGTTTATATGTTTTAATTCAAAATGTGATTGCGTTAGGGTCAATATCAAATTCGTTGATTTCTCATTCAATGATTATATTTGTTTATAAAATGATTCCACATGGTTTAATAGAACTTTTAGGAATGTCATATTCAGTTGTTATTCCATATGTTTTGTATATTCGTGGATTTAATGCTTTTGTAAAAGTTACAAAAAGAGAGGAAAAGTTACTAAGTGAATTAATAAAGCTAGGGTTATTCATATTAAGGTCTATTATTTTTTTAGTAATTTTATTTTTTATTGCAGCAATTGTAGAAGTTATAGTTTCAAGAATTAAATTTATGAATTAG